Part of the Myxococcales bacterium genome is shown below.
GGCATTGCTCGTGCTTTACTTGGTTGCGGGTGAACACGATGCGAATTGCGATTCCGACATACGGCGAATATATTTCGCCCCGTTTCGACTGCGCCGGAACCTTGATGCTGATCGATTCCGACGAAGGAGAAACGGTTTCACCTATCGCGCACAATCTTTCCGAGATAGCCGACGGAGTTCGCCCCGCGTTGTTGGCTCAAATGAACGTCACGATTTTGCTCTGTGGGGGGGTTCGACGTTGCGACTTGCTTGCCTTGGAAGGATTGGGAATCAAAGTCGTAGGCGGATTGATGGGCGCCTGGCGTTCGATTCTTGACGAATACCTCGACGGGCGACTCGACCCTCAAGCGATCGGCGGTCACGGCAAGACCTGTGGCCGGCCGGGCGGACCAGGCTGGCGCGGTTGTCGGAATCGGCATCGTAGCGGTGAAAACAACCCAGGGCGGAAAAAGGAGAAATGAAATGCCTCGTTTTGACGGAACAGGACCGATGGGCCGGGGCTCAAGAACCGGCGGCGGATTCGGCTTCTGTGGTTCGAGACCGGAAATGATCTACGACGGCGGCGACCCTATTTACCGTGGGGCCGGCCAAGGCTTGCCACCCCGGGGAGGCGGCAGAGGTCGTTGTTTTGGCGGTGGGCATGGCGGAAGATTTTCTGGGCATGGCGGTTTCGGACGTCAGGGTGCGTTGGCCCGGGGGTTCGCGCCGCTTGCCCCGGGACAAGAAGCAGCGCGGCTTCGAGACCAAGCCGCGCAACTCGAGCAGGAGATGGCGACCGTCAAGGAACGTCTCGAACGGATCGAAACCGAAGCCGACAAGTGAAATCGGGGGCTAGCGGGCAAAACCTGGAAAGCCCACGACCATGAGGTGAAATCATGCCCAGAAAAGACGGTACGGGCCCCTGGAACAAGGGTTCCGGCCAAAGCGGCGGAGCGGGACGCGGACAAGGCGGCAACCAGGTCAAAGGGCGAGGCATGGGCGCCGGCACGGGCGGATCGTGCGTCTGTCCGAACTGTGGTGCGACAGCTCCTCATCAAAGAGGAGTCCCCTGCTTCACGATCAAATGTCCGAACTGCGGATCGGCGATGACAAGGCAGCAATGAACGTTAACCAGCAAGACAAATCCGTCCGGGAAGAAATCTCCTTTCGAGTGATCGGGATCATTCGAAGCGAACACACCGACGAAACCCATACGCCCATTCAACCCGTGTTCGCTAAGGGGGCGCCCGGGAAGGCAATCATTGATCCGCTTTTCGAAGACGGACTGCAAGACCTGGAAGGGTTTTCCCACATTTTTCTCTACTACTATTTTCACCAAGCGCCACCGCCGCAGTTACGGGTCAAACCCTACCTCGACAATGTTCGCCGGGGTGTTTTCGCGACGCGCTCTCCCCGGCGTCCCAATCCGCTCGGGATGAGCCTGGTTCGCCTCGTCAGACGCGAGCGTTCAGTGCTCTTTCTCGAGGACGTGGACATTCTAGACGGTACTCCGCTGCTCGACATCAAACCGTTTATACCGCGGTTCGACGCGCTGGCGAACGCCACGGGAGGATGGAGCACCGCGGTGGATGAGCGAACCGCGCAAATTGAAGGCCGCCGGGGATACGGCGAAAGCGACCCCGCCGACGGCAATCGCCACGGAGAACGCGGATGATATTGGCCATTGCCAGCGGAAAAGGCGGCACGGGGAAAACGACCTTGGCGGTCAGTCTGGCCGCCATCGTGGATAAGCCGGTGACCTACGTGGACTGCGACGTGGAGGAACCGAACGGACATCTTTTTTTACTTCCCCATCTCGAGGACAAAGAGGAAATTACCGTCCCGGTGCCCCGGGTGGATCACTCTCGTTGCACATTTTGCGGCAAATGTCGGGAAGTTTGTCGCTTCAATGCCATCGCGGTTCTGCCGCAAAGCGTCATGATCTTCGATGAACTTTGCCATGGGTGTGGCGGCTGCGCCTTGGTTTGTCCCGAAAAGGCCATCCGCGAGCAACCACGGCCGATCGGCACGATCGAAAACGGGCGGGCCGGGAGAATCGCCTTTGTCGAGGGAACGTTGAAGGTCGGCGAGGCCATGAGTCCGCCGCTGATCCGCGCGGTGAAACAACGGCTGCCGAAGGGCGGCCGGTGCGTGATCGACGCGCCGCCGGGAACCTCGTGCCCGATGATCGCCGCGGTGCGAGACGCGGACGTTTGCCTGCTGGTGACCGAGCCGACGCCTTTCGGATTGAACGATTTAAAGTTGGCCGTGGAAACGTTACGCGCGCTCGGGCGGTGGTTCGCCGTGGTGATCAATCGGGACGGAATCGGCGATCACCGCGTCGAGGATTATTGTCGCGCCGAAGGGATTTCCATTGCCGCCCGCATCCCGGAAAGCCGGGCCATTGCCGAGGCGTATTCCCGTGGTCGAATCGCGGTCGACGCGGTTCCCGAGATCGCACCGCAGTTGCGGGATATCTGGCGGCTCGTGGAACAAGTAGCCGCGCCGGAAAAGGTCGCCACCTAATGACCCATGATTGGAAGCACCTTTATCAAAAGAGCCAAGAGCCAGCCGCGGCCTGCTCCGAGGCGGACGGCCCCGATTCGCTCGCCTATTCGCCGCGGGTGTTGGATCATTTCCTCAACCCGCGCAATGTCGGCCGGGTCGAGCACTGGGATGGCCTGGGTTGTTTTGGCGATCCGTCTTGTGGCGATTCGTTGGAAATGACCCTGCGGCTGGAAGGCGACCGGATCGTCGAAATCGGCTTTCTGGTTTACGGCTGCGCGGGCGTCATCGCCACCAGCAGCATGGTGACGGAATTGGCGAAGGGCCGGACGCTCGCCGAGGCCGCCTGCCTCACGGATGAAGAGGTAATCCACGCGCTGGACGGATTGCCGGAAGCCAAACAGCATTGTTCCCTTTTGGGCATCCAGGCGCTGCGGTTGGCCATCATCGACACGATGGTCATGCGCCAATGCCTCCAGGAAGGGTTGGTGCAAAGCGCGCAAGAATATCGCGCCAAGCGACAAGAGGGACGGTTGCAATACGACCCGAATCTGTTGTTGAAGGACGACCTAATCGAATGAAACAACTGGCGATCGTCAGCGGCAAGGGCGGAACGGGCAAGACCAGTTTGACCGCGGCGATTGCCGCCTTGGCTCAGCCCACCGTCACCGCCGATTGCGACGTGGACGCGGCAGACCTCCATTTGATCTTGAGGCCCGAGACAAAGGCCGCCCACGAACTCGAAGGCGGGTTCAAGGCCTGTCTCGATAAAAAGCGTTGCCTCCTGTGCGGCCAATGCGCGGCCCTGTGCCGATACGGCGCGATCAGTGAAGACATCCGCGTGGACGCATTCGAATGCGAGGGGTGCGGCGTCTGCGCCGATCACTGTCCCGTCCAGGCCATCACCCTAACGCGGCAAAAAGCCGGAGACTGGTTTGAATCGGAAACCCGGTTTGGGCCGATGGTTCATGCGCGATTGGGCATCGCACAAGAGAATTCCGGCAAGCTGGTGGCGCGGATCCGCAATCGCGCCCGGGAGATCGCGGCGGAACGGAACCTTTCCTTGCTGCTCATCGATGGCCCGCCGGGGATCGGCTGCCCGGTCATTTCCGCGGTCACCGGGGTGGATCTGGTCCTGGCGATCACGGAGCCGACACCTTCAGGAATTCACGATTTACGCCGGGTCCTGGAACTTACCCGCCACTTCCGCATTCCCGTCGGCGTTTGCGTCAATAAAGCCGATCTGAACCCCGAGCAAACCAAGGCGGTAGCCACCCTCGCGCCAACGGAAGGCGCCGCCTATCTGGGCGCCATCCCCTTCGACAACATCGTGACCAGAGCCATGATCGCCGGGAAAAGCTTACCCGAGTTCGGCGACCATCCCGTCACGGCGGCAATCGTTCAAATTTGGCAACGTGTGGAGAGGATGCTCCATGACCGATAACCAGGATAGGGAAACGGCAGTCGCGGAAGTAGGGGCGCTTTTCGGCCCCGTTCCCTCGCGCCGGTTGGGGCTTTCCCTGGGGATCGACGTCGTCCCTCACAAAACTTGCAGTTACGATTGCGTTTATTGCGAAGTCGGGAAAACAACCCATCATACCCTCTGCCGAAAATCCTATCTCCCCGAGGATGAAATCATTGCCCAGCTTGATCGGTTTTTTTCGGAAAACCATGGTCCGCTCGACTTCGTCACTTTTTCAGGCTCGGGTGAACCGACGCTGAACCTGGCCTTGGGCAAATTCATACAACGCGTCAAATCGATTACCACAACCCCCATCGCCGTCCTTACCAACGGCTCCCTTCTCACCGATGCGCAAGTACGCAAAGACCTTTCTTCCGCGGACTTGGTCATGCCTTCGTTGGACACGGTTCGAGCTTCCACCTTTGAACGCCTCAACAATCCGGCGTCAGGATTGCGGATCGCCGATATCGCTCAGGGATTACGGAATTTCGTCGAAGACTTCACCGGCCGGTGTTGGGTGGAGGTGCTTCTGGTCAAAGGGATCAATGATTCGCCGGCCGAGATCGAGGCGTTGACCGACACCCTGGCCTGGATCGCTCCGGAAAAAGTACAACTGACCACAGTGTACCGCCCCTCCAGAACCGCCGGCGTGGAACCGGTCGATCCCGCATCGCTGGAAAATATCGCCCATAATCTGGCGGCCCGGGTCAACGTGGAAATCGTTGGCGATTTTTCCACGACCCACCACTTGGATGGACTGGAAAAAACGCATCTTCGGATTGCCACCATGCTCCGCATTCGTCCCATGACCTTGGAAGAGCTTACAATGGCGACCGGACTGAGAACCGCGGAAATGACCAAACTGCTGGCTCTTCTCGCGCAAACGGGGACCATCGTCGAGATCCGCTTCAAGAATCGGCAATACTTTACTCTTTCGGCCCGATCCGGAGTAAACGATCATGCCGCCCCTTGAGCGCGAAAGCCCGCCAGACACTGCCCGGTTCGCGCGCCTTGTATGGAAAGGCGGGAATGCACCACCGCGCCCCCGCCTTGGTCGTCAAAGCGCCGCTCAACCACGGGCCGGGCGATCTCACCAAGCCACGTGCCGCAGCAGAACCGGGGGCTGGCCACTCCCCAAGGAAGCGCCGCGGTCAATGAAAGGAAACGAGGAAAACCAATGAAAATCGCCATTCCAACATCCGGCACGGATCTGAACGCGCCGCTGGACGCCCGTTTCGGTCGGGCGAAGTATTTCCTCATTTACGACACGGAGACAAAGGAAACGACGGTCATCGAGAACCTTCAAAATCTCAATGCCGCCCAGGGCGCGGGTATTCAATCCGGGCAGACCATTGTTCGGGCGGGTGCCCAGGTGGTGTTGGCCGGACATTGCGGACCGAAAGCGTTCGCCGTGCTCGCGGCGGCCGGAATCAATGTGTTTTTGGCGACTTCCGGAAGCGTCGGCTCGGCCGTCGACGCCTTTCTAGCCGGCAAATTAACCGCGATGGATTCAGCCGATGTCGAAGGACATTGGTAAACCACTTTTTTATCCAGGAGGCTGACAACATGCCACATTCATGCGGACACGGTGATCAAGCAGACCAAGCGCGCGGAGAACTTGAATCCAGAATGCAAGAATCGCTTGCTAAAATTCGTCATAAGCTTTTAGTCATGAGCGGGAAAGGCGGTGTCGGTAAAAGCACGGTTGCGGCGAACATTGCCGTGGCGCTGGCGAACCGTGGTTTGAAAACCGGACTGCTGGATGTGGATCTTCACGGACCCAGTATTCCGCAGATGCTGGG
Proteins encoded:
- a CDS encoding 4Fe-4S binding protein, whose amino-acid sequence is MKQLAIVSGKGGTGKTSLTAAIAALAQPTVTADCDVDAADLHLILRPETKAAHELEGGFKACLDKKRCLLCGQCAALCRYGAISEDIRVDAFECEGCGVCADHCPVQAITLTRQKAGDWFESETRFGPMVHARLGIAQENSGKLVARIRNRAREIAAERNLSLLLIDGPPGIGCPVISAVTGVDLVLAITEPTPSGIHDLRRVLELTRHFRIPVGVCVNKADLNPEQTKAVATLAPTEGAAYLGAIPFDNIVTRAMIAGKSLPEFGDHPVTAAIVQIWQRVERMLHDR
- a CDS encoding iron-sulfur cluster assembly scaffold protein — translated: MTHDWKHLYQKSQEPAAACSEADGPDSLAYSPRVLDHFLNPRNVGRVEHWDGLGCFGDPSCGDSLEMTLRLEGDRIVEIGFLVYGCAGVIATSSMVTELAKGRTLAEAACLTDEEVIHALDGLPEAKQHCSLLGIQALRLAIIDTMVMRQCLQEGLVQSAQEYRAKRQEGRLQYDPNLLLKDDLIE
- a CDS encoding 4Fe-4S binding protein, which produces MILAIASGKGGTGKTTLAVSLAAIVDKPVTYVDCDVEEPNGHLFLLPHLEDKEEITVPVPRVDHSRCTFCGKCREVCRFNAIAVLPQSVMIFDELCHGCGGCALVCPEKAIREQPRPIGTIENGRAGRIAFVEGTLKVGEAMSPPLIRAVKQRLPKGGRCVIDAPPGTSCPMIAAVRDADVCLLVTEPTPFGLNDLKLAVETLRALGRWFAVVINRDGIGDHRVEDYCRAEGISIAARIPESRAIAEAYSRGRIAVDAVPEIAPQLRDIWRLVEQVAAPEKVAT
- a CDS encoding dinitrogenase iron-molybdenum cofactor biosynthesis protein; amino-acid sequence: MKIAIPTSGTDLNAPLDARFGRAKYFLIYDTETKETTVIENLQNLNAAQGAGIQSGQTIVRAGAQVVLAGHCGPKAFAVLAAAGINVFLATSGSVGSAVDAFLAGKLTAMDSADVEGHW
- a CDS encoding DUF5320 domain-containing protein; translation: MPRFDGTGPMGRGSRTGGGFGFCGSRPEMIYDGGDPIYRGAGQGLPPRGGGRGRCFGGGHGGRFSGHGGFGRQGALARGFAPLAPGQEAARLRDQAAQLEQEMATVKERLERIETEADK
- the tsaA gene encoding tRNA (N6-threonylcarbamoyladenosine(37)-N6)-methyltransferase TrmO, which translates into the protein MNVNQQDKSVREEISFRVIGIIRSEHTDETHTPIQPVFAKGAPGKAIIDPLFEDGLQDLEGFSHIFLYYYFHQAPPPQLRVKPYLDNVRRGVFATRSPRRPNPLGMSLVRLVRRERSVLFLEDVDILDGTPLLDIKPFIPRFDALANATGGWSTAVDERTAQIEGRRGYGESDPADGNRHGERG
- a CDS encoding radical SAM protein, whose amino-acid sequence is MTDNQDRETAVAEVGALFGPVPSRRLGLSLGIDVVPHKTCSYDCVYCEVGKTTHHTLCRKSYLPEDEIIAQLDRFFSENHGPLDFVTFSGSGEPTLNLALGKFIQRVKSITTTPIAVLTNGSLLTDAQVRKDLSSADLVMPSLDTVRASTFERLNNPASGLRIADIAQGLRNFVEDFTGRCWVEVLLVKGINDSPAEIEALTDTLAWIAPEKVQLTTVYRPSRTAGVEPVDPASLENIAHNLAARVNVEIVGDFSTTHHLDGLEKTHLRIATMLRIRPMTLEELTMATGLRTAEMTKLLALLAQTGTIVEIRFKNRQYFTLSARSGVNDHAAP